From a region of the Mycobacterium sp. SMC-8 genome:
- a CDS encoding copper resistance CopC family protein — MNLATRAVMTTMVALGFWLCGVGVAAAHTSLVGSDPAKDASVASPLTAVVLIFSEEINPAFADVAVTSADGRNWVSGSANVEGPRLTVAVGPDRLTNGLFTVSYRVVSADGHPVSGSYTFTIAGVPEQPSPTTAPARAAPSTAEPSPPAPAATAGSDTKASVLTAAGAGLALGGVIAFWQSRRHRRKNAAEHPRSEPGRSGGQNTSPPSDRRD; from the coding sequence GTGAACCTGGCCACGCGCGCCGTCATGACCACAATGGTGGCGCTGGGCTTCTGGCTGTGCGGAGTCGGAGTCGCTGCCGCGCACACCTCACTCGTGGGTTCTGACCCGGCCAAGGACGCGAGCGTAGCTTCCCCATTGACCGCCGTCGTGCTGATCTTTTCCGAGGAAATCAATCCAGCCTTCGCGGACGTCGCCGTCACCAGCGCCGATGGTCGCAACTGGGTATCGGGCTCGGCAAACGTCGAAGGGCCGCGCCTCACGGTCGCCGTCGGGCCCGACCGACTCACAAACGGCCTGTTCACCGTCAGCTACCGCGTGGTCTCAGCAGATGGCCACCCCGTCTCCGGCTCGTACACCTTCACCATCGCCGGCGTCCCAGAACAGCCGTCACCCACAACCGCGCCAGCCCGTGCAGCACCCAGCACCGCTGAGCCGTCTCCTCCGGCGCCCGCGGCGACCGCAGGTTCGGACACCAAGGCGTCTGTACTCACAGCAGCCGGCGCCGGTCTGGCGCTTGGCGGAGTGATCGCGTTCTGGCAAAGTAGGCGACACCGCCGGAAGAACGCAGCAGAACACCCCCGATCTGAACCCGGGCGCTCTGGAGGGCAAAACACATCACCTCCTTCCGATCGACGAGATTGA
- a CDS encoding cytochrome c oxidase assembly protein: MVGCPVIGQVVLPTSPPSLWAMLGWLPPPVPILPVLAIVLAVWYLLAVRVIRCRGRQWAWTRTASFLAGCIALAAVTGLAIDGYGYRLFSAFMFQHLTLSILVPPLLVLGAPGRLLLRSTPHRGLGRYVVIAALGGLRCRASRIVLHPGFTIPVFLLSYYGLYLSDLFDAAASSVAGHVTLQVFFLTSGMLFILPILSTGPLPVRQSNLGRFFDIFVEMPLHVFIGVILMMAPRTLTETFAQPPPDWNVDPVADQGVAGALAWSYGEPVALLTTVIFAIRWRRDEESESKKREADVERDDAELAAYNAFLRGLHQQRRPPTDVPSTANEHD, from the coding sequence ATGGTGGGCTGCCCCGTGATCGGTCAGGTGGTGCTCCCCACCTCACCGCCGTCGCTATGGGCGATGCTCGGTTGGTTACCGCCGCCGGTTCCGATACTGCCGGTATTGGCAATTGTTTTGGCGGTGTGGTACCTGCTTGCCGTTCGAGTCATCAGATGCCGGGGCCGCCAATGGGCGTGGACGCGCACGGCGAGCTTCCTGGCCGGCTGTATCGCCTTGGCGGCGGTGACGGGCCTGGCCATTGACGGCTACGGCTACCGACTGTTCAGTGCCTTCATGTTCCAGCACCTCACGCTGTCGATCCTCGTTCCGCCGCTGCTCGTGCTGGGTGCGCCCGGCCGGCTGCTCCTCAGGTCCACGCCTCATCGTGGACTCGGACGCTACGTCGTGATCGCCGCGCTGGGCGGCCTGCGCTGCCGGGCGAGCAGGATCGTGCTGCACCCCGGCTTCACCATTCCGGTGTTCCTGTTGAGCTACTACGGCCTGTACCTTTCCGACCTCTTCGACGCGGCGGCGTCCAGCGTGGCCGGACACGTCACACTGCAGGTGTTCTTCCTCACCAGCGGTATGTTGTTCATCCTGCCGATCCTGTCGACCGGTCCCTTGCCGGTCCGGCAGAGCAACCTGGGCCGCTTCTTCGACATCTTCGTCGAAATGCCGCTGCACGTCTTCATCGGCGTCATCCTGATGATGGCACCGCGCACGCTCACCGAGACCTTCGCCCAACCTCCGCCGGACTGGAACGTCGACCCCGTCGCCGACCAGGGGGTTGCTGGCGCCTTGGCGTGGTCCTACGGCGAGCCCGTCGCGCTGCTGACCACAGTGATCTTCGCCATCCGATGGCGCCGTGATGAGGAGTCGGAGTCGAAGAAAAGAGAGGCCGACGTCGAACGCGACGACGCGGAACTGGCGGCCTACAACGCGTTTCTGCGCGGACTGCACCAACAGCGGCGACCACCGACCGACGTGCCGAGCACCGCCAACGAGCACGACTGA
- a CDS encoding M56 family metallopeptidase: MTVAAALLLYVAAVLSIGPKVLVHITADGGAPRLAIAAWITAVVTVLGCSVAAAALLLIEAAGHWDSPDALLVTCLERLRAILVGHAGWPARIVATVAVAIAVGSLIAVVIRLSRALGRMRTHTFAHADAVRLVGRSHGSDVVVIEASEPAAYCVAGRPPAIVVTSAALAALNESQLAAVVAHERAHLDGRHAYIVAAARGLTAALPTCGLFASAASHISSLLEMCADDAAARRHGRQPLLAGLLTLAGATAPAQGLAAAGIAVLARAERLSKPPRRFARIQTQVTLSGAVAAMAATPLAIVTLSLSGVLICFA; this comes from the coding sequence ATGACCGTCGCGGCGGCGTTGCTGCTGTACGTCGCGGCAGTCCTGTCCATCGGACCGAAGGTGCTGGTCCACATCACCGCCGACGGCGGGGCTCCGCGCCTGGCGATAGCCGCGTGGATCACCGCTGTCGTGACGGTTCTCGGCTGCTCGGTTGCCGCCGCCGCGCTGCTGCTCATCGAAGCCGCTGGGCATTGGGACAGCCCCGACGCGCTGCTCGTCACGTGCCTAGAACGTCTGCGCGCCATTCTCGTCGGCCACGCCGGGTGGCCGGCACGAATCGTCGCAACCGTCGCGGTAGCCATCGCGGTCGGAAGTCTGATCGCCGTCGTCATTCGCCTGAGCCGCGCTCTGGGCCGGATGCGCACCCACACCTTCGCGCACGCCGACGCCGTACGCCTGGTGGGCAGGTCACACGGAAGCGACGTCGTGGTCATCGAGGCATCCGAGCCTGCGGCGTATTGCGTGGCGGGCCGCCCACCGGCGATCGTAGTGACCTCCGCAGCTCTTGCCGCACTCAATGAAAGCCAACTAGCGGCCGTCGTCGCCCACGAGCGTGCTCACCTCGACGGCCGGCACGCCTACATCGTTGCCGCGGCGCGCGGCCTGACCGCCGCGCTGCCCACATGCGGGCTCTTCGCGAGCGCAGCCAGCCACATCAGTTCTCTGTTGGAGATGTGCGCCGACGATGCGGCCGCTCGTCGCCATGGCCGTCAGCCGCTGCTCGCGGGGTTGTTGACCCTCGCGGGTGCCACCGCCCCGGCTCAGGGTCTGGCCGCCGCCGGTATCGCCGTGCTCGCCCGTGCCGAGCGGTTGTCGAAGCCACCACGACGGTTCGCCCGCATCCAGACCCAAGTCACGCTCAGCGGTGCAGTAGCAGCGATGGCCGCCACACCCTTGGCGATCGTCACTCTGTCGCTATCGGGCGTACTGATCTGCTTCGCGTGA
- a CDS encoding TlpA disulfide reductase family protein — MTRRLTDAPRMSPSRLDVGVERRRRMRPPIHWSLVVRRGIVAGLSAVLLGAAVSGCSSGDDAVAQGGTFEFVSPGGQVDIFYDPPQSRGRPGLIRGPDLMYPNRTLSLDDFAEQVVVINVWGQWCGPCRTEMPELQRVYDATRDEGVAFLGIDVRDNNRQAAVDFIVDRKVTFPSIYDPPMRTMIALGARYPTTVIPSTIVLDRSHRVAAVFLRALLAEDLEPVVRRLAAETTTGSGPPR, encoded by the coding sequence ATGACTCGTCGACTCACCGATGCGCCCCGAATGTCGCCGTCAAGGCTGGACGTGGGCGTTGAGCGTCGGCGACGGATGCGACCCCCGATACATTGGTCACTGGTGGTACGGCGTGGCATCGTCGCGGGTTTGAGCGCGGTACTGCTCGGCGCCGCAGTGTCCGGATGCTCCAGCGGAGACGACGCCGTCGCGCAGGGTGGCACGTTCGAGTTCGTGTCGCCGGGCGGGCAGGTCGACATCTTCTACGACCCGCCGCAGAGTCGTGGTCGCCCGGGGCTGATACGCGGACCCGACCTGATGTACCCCAACCGCACGTTGTCACTTGACGACTTCGCCGAGCAGGTGGTGGTGATCAACGTGTGGGGTCAGTGGTGCGGTCCCTGTCGCACCGAGATGCCGGAGCTGCAAAGGGTGTACGACGCGACCCGGGACGAGGGAGTCGCCTTCCTGGGCATCGACGTCCGCGACAACAACCGCCAAGCTGCGGTTGACTTCATCGTCGATCGCAAGGTCACCTTCCCGTCGATCTACGACCCACCGATGCGCACGATGATCGCCTTGGGCGCGAGATATCCCACCACCGTCATCCCGTCCACCATCGTCTTGGACCGGTCGCATCGCGTCGCCGCGGTGTTCCTGCGGGCGCTGCTCGCCGAGGATCTCGAACCGGTGGTCCGTCGCCTCGCCGCCGAGACCACAACCGGCTCAGGGCCCCCGCGATGA
- a CDS encoding heme-copper oxidase subunit III — MTSGTAITARVHSLNRPNMVAVGTIVWLSSELMFFAGLFAMYFTARAQADEWPPPPTELNLALAVPVTLILIASSFTCQMGVFAAERGDVFGLRRWYVVTLLMGLIFVLGQGYEYISLVREGTTIAGSAYGSVFYLTTGFHGLHVIGGLVAFILLLIRTRMSKFTPAQATAAIVVSYYWHFVDIVWIALFATIYFVR, encoded by the coding sequence ATGACAAGTGGCACCGCCATCACGGCACGGGTTCATTCGCTGAATCGGCCCAACATGGTCGCCGTAGGGACGATCGTGTGGTTGTCCAGTGAGTTGATGTTCTTCGCCGGTCTGTTCGCGATGTACTTCACCGCTCGCGCCCAGGCCGATGAGTGGCCGCCCCCGCCCACCGAGCTGAACCTCGCGCTCGCGGTGCCGGTGACGTTGATCCTCATCGCGTCGTCGTTCACCTGTCAGATGGGTGTCTTCGCCGCTGAACGCGGCGACGTGTTCGGCCTGCGCCGGTGGTACGTCGTCACCTTGCTCATGGGATTGATCTTCGTGCTCGGCCAGGGATACGAATACATCAGCCTGGTGCGTGAGGGAACGACGATCGCCGGCAGCGCGTACGGGTCGGTCTTCTACCTCACCACGGGTTTCCACGGGTTGCACGTGATCGGCGGTCTCGTCGCCTTCATCCTGCTGCTCATTCGCACGCGCATGAGCAAGTTCACCCCCGCCCAAGCGACGGCGGCCATCGTGGTGTCCTACTACTGGCACTTCGTCGACATCGTGTGGATCGCGCTCTTTGCCACCATCTACTTCGTGAGATGA
- the ripC gene encoding peptidoglycan hydrolase RipC, whose translation MNRPAAVCRSAGALVMAIVLALTLGDSAGTGWADPAADALARLTEFSREAERTTEAVYSAELDLEAKLGAQRRAEDRQRTELEAMTAARADLGEYQAAVNQVAAAAYMGGSTSTISAALTAESPQRLLDELSSSRVMATHMSNRISAFRAASTRADEAALAAQSSALAARTAAEQASAVRADLQSKQSRLRTQIAEVEALYRALTPDQRAALADPGPMPPAPPVPPAANPAIMAMPEAIPPVGPGPSSSPEGTGVVQAALTRVGAPYSWGATGPDAFDCSGLIKWAFLQNGKSLPRSSQALAAGGQPVATTEVQPGDIVTFYSDASHAGIYIGDGNMVHASTYGTPVKVAPISSAPIYNVRRY comes from the coding sequence ATGAACCGCCCTGCCGCGGTATGCCGCTCGGCGGGTGCTCTCGTCATGGCAATCGTGCTCGCACTGACTCTCGGCGACTCTGCCGGGACTGGGTGGGCCGACCCGGCTGCCGACGCCCTGGCTCGATTGACGGAGTTCTCACGAGAAGCCGAGCGGACCACGGAAGCGGTGTATTCGGCCGAACTGGACCTCGAGGCGAAACTCGGGGCGCAGCGCAGGGCTGAGGATCGTCAACGCACCGAACTCGAAGCGATGACCGCGGCGCGAGCCGACCTCGGTGAGTATCAGGCCGCCGTGAATCAGGTGGCGGCCGCGGCGTACATGGGTGGTTCGACCAGCACGATCAGCGCGGCGCTGACCGCGGAGTCCCCCCAACGCCTGCTCGACGAACTCTCCTCGAGCAGGGTGATGGCCACTCACATGTCGAACCGCATCAGCGCCTTTCGCGCCGCATCAACCCGTGCCGACGAAGCCGCGCTCGCGGCGCAGTCATCAGCGCTGGCAGCTCGTACTGCCGCGGAGCAGGCGTCGGCCGTCCGCGCGGACCTGCAGTCGAAGCAGAGCCGGCTGCGAACACAGATCGCCGAAGTAGAGGCGCTATACCGCGCACTGACCCCCGATCAACGTGCAGCGCTCGCGGACCCTGGGCCGATGCCGCCCGCGCCGCCGGTCCCGCCAGCGGCCAACCCGGCCATCATGGCGATGCCCGAGGCGATACCACCGGTGGGGCCGGGTCCGTCCAGCTCACCCGAGGGGACCGGGGTCGTGCAGGCGGCGTTGACCCGTGTGGGTGCGCCCTATTCGTGGGGTGCGACAGGACCAGATGCCTTCGACTGCTCGGGGCTGATCAAGTGGGCGTTTCTGCAGAATGGTAAGTCGCTCCCGCGGTCGAGTCAGGCGCTCGCGGCGGGCGGACAACCCGTGGCGACGACCGAGGTACAGCCCGGCGACATAGTCACCTTCTACTCGGACGCCTCACACGCGGGCATCTACATCGGCGATGGGAACATGGTGCACGCCTCGACGTACGGCACTCCGGTGAAGGTGGCGCCGATCTCCTCGGCGCCGATCTACAACGTGCGCCGCTACTAG
- a CDS encoding M23 family metallopeptidase → MVHHRLARPDAPADRGATDVTEIIAFGEFGALLDMANCRSDPFAMDFEVLSAPELDDLNDVADESPRLLLPPKGATKAASPTVPAPVGGARLRERPPPSRAQSGATLRASGGAHRRTPAATGAVHSRLVITAIAVGAIAAAANAAVDETEAQQPVLVADSAASPTALPDASGMQIIPVANGFDAGIHRQELANGAAFAQERAQREARLRRPQFTFPARGILTSGFGARWGTLHAGLDIANAVGTPIYAASDGDVIASGPTPGFGMWVKILAADGTVTLYGHIDTTMVQTGQRVMAGDQIATMGNRGNSTGPHLHFEVHRNGSVKTDPMAWLGERGVPNG, encoded by the coding sequence GTGGTGCACCACCGACTCGCGCGACCAGACGCGCCGGCCGATCGTGGGGCCACTGACGTCACCGAGATCATCGCCTTCGGCGAGTTCGGCGCGTTGCTGGATATGGCCAATTGTCGCAGCGATCCGTTCGCTATGGACTTCGAGGTGTTGAGCGCACCGGAACTCGACGACCTCAACGATGTGGCCGATGAGTCGCCACGGCTGCTGCTCCCACCGAAAGGTGCCACGAAGGCAGCGTCACCGACCGTGCCGGCTCCCGTCGGCGGGGCACGTCTTAGGGAACGTCCACCGCCGTCTCGGGCGCAGTCGGGCGCTACCCTCCGCGCATCTGGCGGAGCGCATCGACGAACCCCCGCGGCCACCGGTGCGGTGCACAGCAGGTTGGTCATCACTGCTATCGCCGTCGGCGCGATCGCCGCCGCAGCGAACGCAGCGGTCGACGAAACCGAGGCGCAGCAGCCGGTTTTGGTCGCCGACTCTGCGGCGTCCCCGACTGCCCTCCCCGACGCCTCGGGGATGCAGATCATCCCTGTGGCAAACGGTTTCGATGCTGGGATCCATCGACAGGAATTGGCCAACGGCGCGGCCTTCGCTCAGGAGCGGGCGCAGCGGGAGGCGCGACTTCGGCGCCCCCAGTTCACCTTTCCTGCCCGAGGCATCCTGACATCGGGCTTCGGAGCCCGGTGGGGCACCCTGCACGCCGGACTCGACATCGCCAACGCCGTCGGCACTCCGATCTACGCCGCATCCGATGGCGACGTGATTGCCTCCGGTCCGACACCGGGTTTCGGCATGTGGGTCAAGATCCTTGCCGCGGACGGCACAGTTACGCTCTACGGTCACATCGACACCACGATGGTGCAAACGGGCCAGCGGGTGATGGCCGGCGACCAGATCGCCACCATGGGCAACCGAGGCAATTCGACGGGACCGCACCTGCACTTCGAGGTGCACCGCAACGGATCGGTCAAGACCGATCCGATGGCGTGGTTGGGGGAACGGGGAGTGCCTAACGGCTAG
- a CDS encoding BlaI/MecI/CopY family transcriptional regulator — translation MARVRGFGELEASIMDRLWNRDPEADSTVRDIFDELSTERHIAYTTVMSTMDNLHGKGWLSRERDGKAYRYRPTLTREEHSARLMLEALSGGGRSEAVLSHFVAQIDAEESADLRAALRRLARKSSRR, via the coding sequence ATGGCTCGGGTGCGTGGCTTCGGAGAACTCGAGGCGTCAATCATGGATCGCCTCTGGAACCGAGACCCCGAGGCCGACAGCACGGTACGGGACATCTTCGACGAGTTGAGCACCGAACGCCACATCGCGTACACCACAGTGATGTCGACGATGGACAACTTGCACGGAAAGGGTTGGCTGTCGCGTGAACGCGACGGCAAGGCTTACCGCTACCGGCCGACCCTGACCCGCGAGGAGCACAGTGCACGACTCATGCTGGAGGCACTGAGCGGCGGCGGTCGATCAGAGGCGGTCCTGAGTCATTTCGTGGCGCAGATCGACGCCGAAGAATCCGCTGACTTGCGTGCTGCGCTGCGGCGCCTGGCCCGCAAGTCAAGTCGCCGATGA
- a CDS encoding DUF305 domain-containing protein, giving the protein MIIVAGCGDTDRVSSPGPSSAAGAVADQPHTRFDVLFAFDIIDHSGQAVALSNSTTVKQGIAPEIRDIARQISAGSTTYVNELQALLVDWGFTPMTVGPRPAAGKPNVAVAPGEHPLAVDADVRRVTSATGTGAAGQYLELMIRQHRFTISAARDQLEAGSNPRAMAIARSLIESQQSEISVMETLQP; this is encoded by the coding sequence ATGATCATCGTCGCGGGCTGCGGCGACACGGACCGTGTGTCGTCGCCGGGTCCTTCGAGCGCCGCGGGTGCCGTCGCCGACCAGCCGCACACTCGGTTCGACGTCTTGTTCGCCTTCGACATCATCGACCACAGCGGTCAAGCTGTTGCATTGAGCAATTCGACCACCGTCAAGCAAGGCATCGCACCCGAGATCCGGGACATCGCCAGACAAATCAGCGCGGGCAGCACCACCTACGTCAACGAGCTGCAGGCGCTCCTCGTCGATTGGGGATTCACCCCCATGACCGTCGGGCCCCGTCCTGCGGCGGGCAAGCCCAACGTCGCAGTTGCGCCGGGTGAACATCCGCTCGCCGTGGACGCCGACGTCCGTCGCGTCACCAGCGCGACCGGGACGGGTGCGGCGGGCCAATATCTGGAGTTGATGATCCGACAGCACCGTTTCACGATCTCGGCCGCGCGTGACCAGCTGGAAGCAGGGTCGAATCCTCGGGCGATGGCGATCGCGCGATCGCTCATCGAAAGCCAGCAAAGCGAGATCTCCGTCATGGAGACCCTGCAGCCCTGA